The proteins below come from a single Cytobacillus luteolus genomic window:
- a CDS encoding gamma carbonic anhydrase family protein: protein MIYPYKGILPEIASSAFIADYVTVTGDVKIGEESSIWFNSVIRGDVASTIIGNRVNIQDNSILHQSPNNPLIIEDDVTVGHQVILHSSKVRKGALIGMGSIVLDGAEIGEGAFIGAGSLVPQGKKIPPNTLAFGRPAKVIRELNEDDIADMARIRREYVEKGQYYKSLQK, encoded by the coding sequence ATGATCTATCCTTATAAGGGAATCTTACCTGAAATTGCTTCATCTGCTTTTATTGCGGATTATGTAACAGTAACAGGTGATGTTAAAATTGGTGAAGAAAGTAGTATTTGGTTTAACAGTGTAATTAGAGGTGATGTTGCATCAACGATTATTGGTAACAGAGTTAATATTCAAGATAATTCTATTTTACATCAAAGTCCAAATAATCCACTTATCATTGAAGATGATGTTACGGTCGGACATCAAGTTATTTTACATAGCTCCAAAGTTAGAAAAGGAGCATTAATTGGTATGGGATCAATTGTACTTGATGGTGCTGAAATTGGTGAAGGGGCATTTATTGGAGCTGGAAGTCTTGTTCCTCAGGGTAAGAAAATCCCGCCAAATACATTAGCCTTTGGTCGCCCTGCCAAAGTAATTCGTGAACTTAATGAAGATGACATAGCAGACATGGCTCGTATTCGTAGGGAATATGTTGAAAAGGGTCAATATTATAAAAGCCTTCAAAAATAA
- a CDS encoding sigma-54 interaction domain-containing protein: MFNEIDAQYKNDILETIIDSAYEWIVVVNKDGNIVYMNKKYCEFLEINRSEIIGKHVTTVIENSRMHLVAKSGKEEIADLQYIKGNYMIANRIPIYSNGEVIGALGTVIFRDTKEWDKMSSHIKSLMPQLQTYLQDWQEHNGAKYTLQDIKAVSKQITELKEKVKNVASGDTSILIRGESGTGKELFAHSIHQLSSRSNKPFIKVNCGAIPEHLLESELFGYEEGAFTGAKKGGKKGKFLLAHGGTIFLDEIGDMPLNMQVKLLRVLQEKEVEPVGSMTPIPVDVRVIAATNRPLEKMIQENRFREDLFYRINVIPFKVPPLRERVEDIGHLTEFFLKKMTKRSGKRITMIEEDVLNLLYKHTWPGNLRELENVIEAAIHLTDGEKITISSLPEYFMGDPKLLIGQRSLKEILDETEKKIIEKSLEQFGQDKLQAAKSLGISKSSMYEKIKKYSLE, encoded by the coding sequence ATGTTTAACGAAATAGATGCTCAATATAAAAATGATATATTAGAAACGATTATTGACAGTGCTTATGAATGGATTGTAGTCGTTAACAAAGATGGAAATATTGTATATATGAATAAAAAATATTGTGAGTTTCTTGAAATTAACCGGAGTGAAATAATTGGTAAGCACGTAACAACTGTTATTGAAAATTCGAGAATGCATCTTGTTGCTAAGTCAGGTAAAGAGGAAATAGCTGACCTTCAGTATATAAAGGGGAATTATATGATTGCTAATCGAATTCCTATTTACTCAAATGGTGAAGTAATAGGTGCACTTGGTACAGTCATTTTCCGTGATACAAAAGAATGGGATAAAATGAGTAGTCATATAAAGAGCCTGATGCCACAACTTCAAACTTATTTGCAAGATTGGCAAGAGCACAATGGTGCTAAGTATACACTACAAGATATTAAAGCGGTTTCAAAGCAAATAACGGAGCTAAAAGAGAAAGTGAAAAACGTTGCTTCTGGCGATACTTCTATTTTAATCAGAGGTGAGAGTGGTACGGGTAAAGAGCTTTTCGCTCATAGTATTCATCAATTAAGTTCACGAAGCAACAAACCATTTATCAAAGTAAATTGTGGGGCCATACCGGAACACTTACTTGAATCTGAACTCTTTGGTTATGAAGAAGGCGCTTTCACCGGTGCTAAAAAAGGCGGCAAAAAAGGGAAGTTTTTATTGGCTCACGGAGGAACCATCTTCCTTGATGAAATTGGAGATATGCCATTAAATATGCAGGTGAAACTCCTTAGAGTCCTACAGGAAAAGGAGGTAGAGCCAGTTGGTTCGATGACACCAATTCCTGTGGATGTTAGAGTAATTGCAGCAACGAATAGGCCGTTAGAAAAAATGATTCAAGAAAACCGTTTCAGGGAGGACTTGTTTTACCGAATCAATGTTATTCCTTTTAAAGTACCACCTCTTCGTGAACGTGTAGAGGATATCGGTCACTTGACCGAATTCTTTTTAAAGAAGATGACAAAACGTTCCGGAAAAAGGATAACAATGATTGAGGAAGATGTTCTAAACCTGTTATATAAACATACATGGCCAGGAAACCTACGGGAACTTGAAAATGTGATTGAGGCAGCAATTCACTTAACAGATGGAGAGAAGATAACGATATCTTCTTTACCTGAATATTTTATGGGAGATCCAAAGCTTCTTATTGGTCAGAGATCCTTAAAAGAGATTTTAGATGAAACCGAGAAAAAAATTATTGAAAAATCCCTTGAACAATTTGGACAAGATAAACTACAAGCGGCTAAGTCTTTAGGAATTAGTAAATCTAGTATGTATGAAAAAATTAAAAAATATAGTTTAGAATAA
- a CDS encoding CoA transferase subunit B → MTHLDKQAIREKIARRAEQEIESGFYVNLGIGMPTLVANYIQSNKQVVLQSENGLLGIGPYPSKEEVDPDLINAGKETVTAIKGASYFDSAESFGMIRGGHVDIAILGGMEVSKSGDLANWMIPGKMIKGMGGAMDLVHGARKIIVIMDHVSKNGDPKIVNECSLPLTGKNVVNRIITDRAVIDVTEKGLKLIEVFEGYTIEDIQQSTEPDLIIEDVNVY, encoded by the coding sequence TTGACTCATTTAGATAAACAGGCCATTCGTGAAAAAATTGCAAGAAGAGCTGAACAAGAAATTGAAAGCGGTTTCTATGTAAATCTAGGAATCGGTATGCCAACATTAGTTGCGAACTATATTCAAAGTAATAAGCAAGTCGTACTACAGTCTGAGAATGGGTTATTAGGAATCGGACCTTATCCGTCTAAGGAAGAGGTTGATCCTGATTTAATTAACGCTGGGAAAGAAACTGTTACAGCAATTAAGGGAGCTTCTTATTTTGATAGTGCCGAATCATTTGGAATGATCCGAGGTGGGCATGTTGATATTGCTATATTAGGTGGAATGGAAGTTTCAAAGTCTGGAGATCTAGCAAACTGGATGATTCCTGGCAAAATGATCAAAGGCATGGGTGGAGCAATGGATCTCGTTCACGGTGCCAGAAAAATCATTGTCATTATGGATCATGTTAGTAAAAATGGAGATCCGAAAATTGTAAATGAATGCAGCCTTCCCTTAACAGGAAAGAATGTCGTAAATCGAATTATTACAGATCGGGCTGTAATTGATGTAACAGAAAAAGGGCTAAAACTAATTGAAGTCTTTGAGGGATACACAATCGAGGATATCCAACAATCAACCGAACCAGATTTAATTATTGAGGATGTAAATGTTTATTAA
- a CDS encoding YtzC family protein, whose product MATRQSVETFLQRCEDTIRTSKEQMTVARKQEHYNITEYTNAMEQLEDCANDLAHLALSCNGQQREQLHRMRLQLQQIQNDMTLDENLLNEYH is encoded by the coding sequence ATGGCTACACGCCAATCAGTTGAAACGTTTCTCCAAAGATGTGAGGATACGATTAGAACGAGCAAGGAGCAAATGACGGTTGCAAGAAAGCAAGAGCATTATAATATCACTGAATATACGAATGCTATGGAGCAACTTGAAGATTGTGCAAATGACCTGGCTCATCTAGCTCTAAGTTGCAATGGACAGCAGCGTGAACAACTTCACCGTATGAGACTGCAACTTCAGCAGATTCAAAATGATATGACTCTTGATGAAAATCTTTTAAATGAATATCACTAG
- a CDS encoding CoA transferase subunit A: MKPVFTSFVEAVKDIKDGSTLMVGGFGLVGIPENLILALVETGVKDLTVISNNCGVDDWGLGLLLKNRQIKKMIGSYVGENKEFERQVLAGELEVELTPQGTLAERIRAGGAGIPAFYTPAGVGTPVAEGKEVREFNGKEYILEKALVADFSLVRASKADKMGNLIYNKTARNFNPMIAAAGKVTIAEVEELFEIGDLNPNEIHTPSIYVQRLIVGKQEKRIERLTVS, encoded by the coding sequence ATGAAACCTGTATTTACTTCATTTGTAGAAGCTGTAAAGGATATCAAAGATGGCTCAACACTTATGGTGGGAGGCTTCGGTTTAGTAGGTATTCCTGAAAATCTAATTTTGGCTTTAGTTGAAACAGGTGTTAAGGATCTAACTGTTATTTCAAATAACTGTGGAGTTGACGATTGGGGCCTAGGGTTATTGTTAAAGAATAGACAAATCAAAAAGATGATAGGTTCTTATGTTGGTGAAAATAAGGAATTCGAAAGACAGGTTCTCGCTGGTGAACTAGAGGTAGAGCTCACACCACAAGGGACACTAGCTGAACGGATTCGTGCAGGTGGGGCAGGTATCCCAGCTTTTTATACACCAGCTGGCGTAGGAACTCCAGTTGCCGAAGGAAAAGAAGTCAGAGAGTTTAATGGAAAAGAGTATATTTTAGAAAAGGCCCTAGTTGCTGATTTTAGTTTGGTTAGAGCTAGTAAGGCAGATAAAATGGGTAATCTTATCTATAATAAAACAGCAAGAAACTTTAATCCGATGATTGCTGCAGCGGGTAAGGTGACGATCGCCGAAGTCGAAGAGCTTTTTGAAATTGGAGATTTAAATCCCAATGAAATTCATACTCCTAGCATCTACGTTCAACGTTTAATTGTAGGCAAGCAAGAAAAACGAATTGAAAGACTAACAGTTTCATAG
- a CDS encoding C39 family peptidase has product MIPKILNQSKLRNRILLVCTFLIVFLPNNGTAAYSRNLTTTTTKKIILDAPLISQNPELPRGCEVTSLAMLLQHAGVMVDKLTLAKAVKKDPTPYKKHNGIVHFGNPYNGFVGDMYTKRNKGLGVYHAPIADLADQFLATRIIDLTGEDFTQVYKYLVNGSPVWVITNATFEKLPKSSFETWHTPTGIINITYHEHSVLVTGFDEHFIYFNDPLSGIKNTKAPKEEFIASWVQMGKQAITYWP; this is encoded by the coding sequence ATGATACCTAAAATTCTTAATCAATCTAAACTGAGAAATCGCATTCTTCTAGTATGTACTTTTCTTATAGTGTTTTTACCTAATAATGGCACCGCTGCCTATAGCAGAAATCTTACAACTACTACCACCAAAAAAATTATTTTAGATGCGCCTTTAATTTCACAAAATCCTGAATTACCAAGAGGCTGTGAGGTAACAAGCTTAGCCATGCTTCTGCAACATGCTGGTGTAATGGTTGATAAGCTTACTCTTGCTAAAGCTGTAAAAAAAGACCCTACACCTTATAAAAAACATAATGGCATTGTCCACTTTGGCAATCCATATAACGGGTTTGTGGGTGATATGTATACAAAAAGAAATAAAGGTCTTGGGGTCTATCATGCTCCAATCGCAGATTTAGCTGACCAATTTTTAGCTACTAGGATTATTGATTTAACAGGAGAAGATTTCACACAGGTTTATAAGTATTTAGTAAATGGATCCCCCGTTTGGGTCATTACGAATGCTACGTTTGAAAAGCTGCCAAAATCTTCTTTTGAAACATGGCATACACCCACCGGGATTATTAATATAACCTACCATGAACACTCAGTTTTAGTTACAGGTTTTGATGAGCACTTTATTTACTTTAATGACCCCTTGTCAGGAATTAAAAACACAAAAGCACCAAAGGAAGAATTTATAGCATCTTGGGTACAGATGGGAAAACAAGCGATTACTTATTGGCCTTAA
- a CDS encoding tetraprenyl-beta-curcumene synthase family protein, with product MKVPSNSVSLMAKVYKDVLPEVHKHLSYWREKANQIPDPELRTQALASINTKAFHCEGGAILALLAHEHKNECIRFIVAYQTISDYLDNLCDRSTSLDPIDFRALHDSMPDALTLDSPLKNYYRHRSEQEDGGYLKSLVKTCQDVLRKVKHFDIINEHLQELALYYCDLQVHKHVRVEERVPRLEKWFNEYKPHLPEMQWYEFSACSGSTLGIFCLVSYAFQSSFTEETANKIRDGYFPYIQGLHILLDYFIDQDEDRKGGDLNFCFYYPKQSELVARLHHFVEEADQNITGIPDEHFHRMINRGLLGIYLSDEKVRKQKEVHRIAKKIIQLGGKTSLFFYLNGRLYRSMQKVTNVLKGSKKEIAM from the coding sequence ATGAAGGTACCATCTAATTCTGTAAGTTTAATGGCAAAGGTATATAAAGATGTTTTACCTGAAGTTCATAAACATTTGTCATATTGGCGAGAAAAAGCAAATCAAATACCAGATCCTGAACTTAGGACACAGGCACTAGCCAGTATAAATACAAAAGCTTTTCATTGTGAAGGTGGAGCTATCTTAGCTCTTCTTGCGCATGAACATAAAAATGAATGTATCCGATTTATTGTCGCATACCAAACAATAAGCGATTATTTAGATAATCTGTGTGATCGAAGTACATCATTAGATCCGATTGATTTTAGAGCATTACATGACTCGATGCCAGATGCCTTAACTTTAGATAGCCCATTGAAAAATTATTATCGTCACCGCTCTGAACAAGAAGATGGTGGATACTTAAAAAGCTTAGTGAAAACTTGTCAGGATGTCCTGAGGAAGGTTAAACACTTTGATATTATCAATGAGCACCTACAGGAACTAGCTTTATATTATTGTGATTTACAGGTACATAAACATGTTCGAGTTGAGGAAAGAGTGCCAAGGTTAGAAAAATGGTTTAATGAATATAAACCGCATTTACCTGAAATGCAGTGGTATGAATTTTCTGCTTGTTCTGGGTCCACACTAGGAATCTTTTGCTTGGTATCGTATGCATTTCAATCAAGCTTCACTGAGGAGACAGCAAATAAAATTAGAGACGGTTATTTCCCCTACATACAAGGCCTACACATTCTTTTAGATTATTTTATTGATCAGGATGAAGATCGAAAAGGCGGGGATTTAAATTTTTGTTTTTATTACCCTAAGCAAAGTGAATTAGTTGCTCGTCTCCATCATTTTGTAGAAGAAGCTGATCAGAATATTACTGGAATACCTGATGAACATTTTCATCGTATGATAAATAGGGGGTTGTTAGGGATCTATTTATCAGATGAGAAGGTTAGAAAGCAGAAAGAAGTACATAGGATTGCAAAGAAGATTATTCAGCTAGGGGGTAAAACTTCACTGTTCTTTTATTTAAATGGACGATTATATCGTTCAATGCAGAAAGTAACGAATGTTTTAAAAGGATCAAAAAAGGAAATAGCAATGTAA
- a CDS encoding class I SAM-dependent methyltransferase: protein MKLERILPFARRLLEMAIPEGGIAIDATMGNGHDTLFLAKLVGENGHVYAFDIQSDAITNTSIRLNENQLSDRVTLFEQSHDELQQSIPATTHGKINGAIFNLGYLPGGNKEIVTKPTSTIAAIEQLLSIMEKEGIIVLVIYHGHEQGAVERDKLLEYVSKIDQQYAHVLEYRFINQANNPPFIIAIEKK from the coding sequence ATGAAGCTAGAACGAATTCTGCCTTTTGCCCGAAGATTGTTAGAAATGGCCATACCCGAAGGTGGGATAGCTATAGATGCTACCATGGGTAACGGTCATGACACCTTATTTTTAGCCAAACTAGTTGGTGAGAATGGACATGTTTATGCCTTTGATATTCAAAGCGATGCTATTACGAATACGAGTATTAGGTTAAATGAAAATCAGCTGTCAGACCGTGTTACATTATTTGAACAAAGTCATGATGAGTTACAACAATCAATTCCTGCTACAACCCATGGAAAGATCAACGGTGCTATCTTTAATCTTGGCTATCTTCCTGGCGGTAATAAAGAAATTGTAACAAAACCAACTTCAACGATCGCTGCTATTGAGCAGCTACTTTCCATCATGGAAAAAGAAGGAATCATAGTACTTGTCATTTATCACGGACACGAGCAAGGTGCTGTTGAACGTGATAAATTACTTGAATACGTCTCAAAAATTGATCAACAATATGCCCATGTTTTAGAATATCGCTTTATAAACCAGGCAAACAATCCACCATTCATCATTGCTATAGAAAAGAAATAA
- a CDS encoding GntP family permease, translating into MLSMIGLIGGLALLIYLTMKGMNLLVAGPLCALFVAVLSGLPLFPQLAPDGGANLVTNYMTGFSGFVASWYLMFLLGSIFGKVMEDSGAADSVSKWVVDKLGMKQAVLAVVAACAILTYGGVSLFVVAFSVYPMALSLFKQADLPRRFIPAALAFGSVTFTMTSAGSPEIQNWIPIEHLGTTPYAGWEVSLIVAVFMAVFGYWWLKRMITKAVSNGERFVARKNDPVVANKELPNPIVGLIPLLVVLIISFIFHDSLKQSALIIALLGGVIATYLLNRKYFTSFWNAVSDGTMGALVAIGNTAAVVGFGGVAKAVPAFQVAVDAMTSIPGSPLIGGAIAVSVIAGMTGSASGGQAIALPLLAPHYMDLGVNTEALHRTVAISSGALDSLPHNGYVVTTVRAICGESHKDAYGAVGIVTVVVPLIGLALAIALFSIGLGI; encoded by the coding sequence ATGCTTAGTATGATAGGTCTTATTGGCGGCTTAGCACTTTTAATTTATTTAACAATGAAGGGTATGAATTTACTAGTAGCAGGACCACTATGTGCATTATTCGTTGCAGTATTAAGTGGATTACCATTGTTTCCACAGTTAGCTCCAGATGGTGGAGCAAATCTAGTAACAAACTATATGACTGGTTTTTCTGGGTTTGTTGCTTCTTGGTATTTGATGTTCTTACTAGGTTCCATTTTCGGGAAAGTTATGGAAGATAGTGGAGCAGCAGATAGTGTATCTAAATGGGTAGTTGATAAGCTAGGTATGAAGCAAGCTGTATTAGCAGTAGTTGCTGCCTGTGCAATTTTAACATACGGTGGAGTTAGCTTATTCGTAGTAGCATTCTCTGTGTATCCAATGGCGCTAAGTTTATTTAAACAGGCAGACCTTCCGCGTCGCTTTATTCCTGCTGCATTAGCATTTGGTTCAGTAACCTTCACAATGACTTCAGCGGGATCGCCAGAAATTCAAAACTGGATTCCAATTGAGCATTTAGGCACGACTCCATACGCTGGTTGGGAAGTTAGTTTAATTGTTGCCGTGTTTATGGCAGTATTCGGCTACTGGTGGTTAAAACGTATGATCACGAAAGCAGTATCAAATGGTGAAAGATTCGTTGCTCGTAAAAATGACCCAGTAGTTGCAAATAAGGAATTACCTAATCCAATTGTTGGTTTAATTCCACTTTTAGTTGTACTTATTATTTCATTTATTTTCCATGATTCATTAAAACAATCTGCGTTAATTATTGCTTTATTAGGTGGGGTAATTGCAACATACTTATTAAATCGAAAATATTTCACTTCGTTCTGGAATGCAGTTTCAGACGGAACAATGGGAGCTTTAGTTGCCATCGGTAATACAGCAGCTGTAGTTGGATTTGGAGGAGTAGCAAAAGCAGTACCTGCATTCCAAGTTGCTGTTGATGCAATGACAAGCATTCCAGGCAGTCCATTAATTGGTGGAGCTATCGCGGTAAGTGTAATTGCTGGGATGACAGGTTCAGCTTCTGGTGGCCAGGCAATTGCATTACCATTACTAGCACCACATTATATGGACTTAGGTGTTAATACGGAAGCACTTCATAGAACTGTAGCTATTTCTTCAGGTGCTCTAGACTCTTTACCACATAATGGCTATGTTGTAACAACAGTTCGAGCAATTTGTGGTGAGTCACATAAAGATGCATATGGTGCAGTTGGAATTGTAACAGTAGTTGTACCGTTAATCGGTTTAGCACTTGCAATTGCATTATTTTCAATTGGTTTAGGTATTTAA
- a CDS encoding glycogen biosynthesis protein GlgD, translating to MKKRSKQNNPEQKTKNGINSNDIEVGQDFDPKKVAKKKYLEKGQPIKSKQRTEN from the coding sequence ATGAAAAAACGTTCAAAGCAAAATAACCCTGAGCAAAAAACAAAAAACGGAATTAATAGTAATGACATAGAGGTTGGTCAGGATTTTGATCCTAAAAAGGTTGCGAAGAAAAAGTATCTTGAAAAAGGCCAACCTATAAAATCAAAACAAAGAACTGAAAATTAA
- a CDS encoding TIGR01212 family radical SAM protein (This family includes YhcC from E. coli K-12, an uncharacterized radical SAM protein.): MTQVNPFRYSSDNKRFHTWNYHLRDFFGHKVFKVAIDGGFDCPNRDGTVAHGGCTFCSVSGSGDFAGDRADDILVQFHTIKDKMHSKWKDGKYMAYFQAFTNTHAPVEILRQTFEPILEQEGVVGISIATRPDCLPDDVVEYLADLNKRTYLWVELGLQTVHERTALLINRAHDFQCYIEGVNKLRKHNIRICSHIINGLPLETTEMMMETARAVAELDVQGIKIHLLHLLKGTPMVKQYEKGLLEFLTFEDYVNLVCDQLEILPPEMVIHRITGDGPIEIMVGPMWSVNKWQVLNAIDAELIRRDSYQGKYYKKVVEVK; this comes from the coding sequence TTGACGCAAGTAAACCCGTTCCGATATTCTTCAGATAATAAACGGTTTCATACATGGAACTATCATTTACGTGACTTCTTTGGTCATAAAGTATTTAAAGTTGCGATAGACGGTGGTTTTGATTGCCCGAATCGTGATGGGACAGTTGCTCATGGTGGGTGCACTTTTTGTAGCGTCTCTGGCTCCGGTGATTTCGCAGGAGACCGTGCGGACGATATCCTCGTTCAGTTTCACACGATTAAGGACAAAATGCATTCTAAATGGAAAGATGGAAAGTATATGGCATACTTTCAAGCCTTTACCAACACCCATGCACCGGTAGAAATTCTACGTCAAACATTTGAACCAATTCTTGAGCAAGAAGGGGTTGTTGGTATTTCAATTGCTACACGGCCTGACTGTCTTCCAGATGATGTCGTAGAATATCTGGCTGACTTAAATAAGCGCACCTATCTTTGGGTGGAGCTAGGGTTGCAGACAGTTCATGAACGCACAGCTTTATTAATAAATCGTGCCCATGACTTTCAGTGTTATATTGAAGGTGTAAATAAATTGAGAAAGCACAATATCCGTATTTGCTCACATATCATTAATGGACTACCACTTGAGACTACAGAAATGATGATGGAAACTGCTCGTGCAGTAGCTGAACTTGATGTACAAGGAATAAAAATACACTTACTTCATTTATTAAAGGGAACTCCAATGGTTAAGCAATATGAAAAAGGCTTACTTGAGTTTTTAACCTTTGAAGACTATGTAAATTTAGTATGTGACCAATTAGAAATTTTACCACCAGAAATGGTTATACACCGTATAACAGGTGACGGCCCAATTGAAATTATGGTAGGTCCAATGTGGAGTGTGAACAAGTGGCAGGTGTTAAATGCAATCGATGCAGAACTCATTCGAAGAGACAGTTATCAAGGGAAATACTACAAAAAAGTAGTTGAAGTCAAATGA
- a CDS encoding MDR family MFS transporter, translating to MPRSLWLLVIGMIINVTGSSFLWPLNTIYIHDHLGKSLSVAGLVLMLNSAASVIGNLFGGALFDKVGGYKSILTGIVISLMAVIGLVFNNEWPYYVVFLTIVGFGSGIVFPAMYAMAGSVWPEGGRRAFNAVYVAQNVGVAVGAGLGGLVASFSFTYIFTANAALILVYFFIALFGYRRISIEKAEQSSILQQPQVVKNRTKLTALLVMSIGYLICWLAYVQWQTTIASHTQDLGISLKQYSLLWTINGALIVFGQPVISLVVRKFAKTLKTQIIIGLVIFVGSFAIVAKAEMFTAFVVAMIILTIGEMFVWPAVPTIANELAPKGREGFYQGIVNSTATGGRMLGPIFGGIIVDLYNIELLFIILMMLIILSIIPTALYDQKLKKKSQDTSVIVSSHT from the coding sequence ATGCCTCGATCTCTTTGGTTATTAGTGATAGGCATGATTATTAATGTGACGGGGTCTTCCTTCTTATGGCCTTTAAATACGATTTACATTCATGATCATCTTGGGAAATCTTTATCTGTAGCCGGTTTAGTATTAATGCTTAATTCAGCTGCAAGTGTTATTGGAAATCTGTTCGGTGGAGCACTTTTTGATAAAGTGGGAGGATATAAATCTATATTAACGGGGATTGTAATATCCTTAATGGCTGTAATCGGTCTGGTTTTTAACAATGAATGGCCATATTATGTTGTTTTTTTAACAATCGTAGGATTTGGATCAGGTATTGTTTTTCCAGCGATGTATGCAATGGCAGGCTCAGTTTGGCCTGAAGGTGGAAGGAGAGCATTTAATGCAGTATATGTCGCTCAAAATGTCGGAGTGGCAGTTGGTGCAGGACTTGGTGGTTTAGTTGCATCGTTCTCTTTTACGTATATATTCACGGCAAATGCAGCTTTAATTCTTGTTTATTTCTTTATAGCCCTATTTGGTTATCGACGTATTAGTATAGAAAAAGCTGAACAAAGCTCGATTTTACAACAACCCCAAGTGGTGAAAAATAGAACGAAGTTGACTGCTTTATTAGTAATGTCCATAGGGTATTTAATATGTTGGTTGGCATATGTTCAGTGGCAAACAACAATTGCTTCACACACACAAGATCTAGGAATTAGCTTAAAACAGTATAGCCTTTTATGGACAATCAATGGGGCATTAATTGTATTTGGGCAACCAGTCATTTCTTTAGTGGTCCGTAAATTTGCAAAAACCTTAAAAACACAAATTATTATCGGACTAGTAATTTTCGTAGGCTCTTTTGCTATAGTTGCTAAAGCGGAGATGTTTACTGCTTTTGTAGTAGCTATGATCATTCTTACGATAGGGGAGATGTTTGTGTGGCCGGCTGTACCGACTATTGCCAATGAACTGGCACCTAAAGGTAGAGAAGGCTTTTATCAGGGCATTGTTAATAGCACGGCTACTGGTGGTAGAATGTTAGGTCCAATTTTCGGTGGTATAATAGTAGATTTATATAATATTGAACTACTATTTATCATTTTGATGATGTTAATAATATTATCTATTATTCCAACTGCTTTATATGACCAGAAATTAAAGAAAAAAAGTCAAGATACTTCAGTGATAGTAAGTTCTCATACTTAA